Within the Schistocerca nitens isolate TAMUIC-IGC-003100 unplaced genomic scaffold, iqSchNite1.1 HiC_scaffold_466, whole genome shotgun sequence genome, the region taccgaaaagatatcgaaaagtatcgaaaagatatcgaaaagtagcgatataatatcgaaaagtatcgaaaagatatcgaaaagtatcgaaaagatatcgaaaagtatcgaaaagatatcgaaaagtgtctatatataatgaaaagtatctatatataataaaaagtatcgatatataatgaaaagtatcgatatataatgtgaaaagtatcgaaaagatatcgataagtatcgaaaagatatcgataagtatcgaaaagatatcgataagtatcgaaaagatatagataagtttcgaaaagatatcgaaaagtatcgaaaagacatcgaaaagtatcgaaaagttatcgaaaagtatcgaaaagatatcgaaaagtatcgaaaagttatcgaaaagtatcgaaaagatatcgaaaagtatcgaaaagatatcgaaaagtatcgaaaagatatcgaaaagtatcgaaaagatatcgaaaagtatctatatatatcgaaaagtatctatatatatcgaaaagtatctatatatatcgaaaagtatctatatataatgaaaagtatcgatatataatgaaaagtatcgatatataatgataagtatcgatatataatgataagtatcgatatataagtaccgaaaagatatcgaaaagtaccgaaaagatatcgaaaagtaccgaaaagatatcgaaaagtatcgaaaagatatcgaaaagtatcgaaaagatatcgaaaagtatcgaaaagatatcaaaaagtatcgatatatcgataagtatcgaaaagatatcgaaaagtatcgatatatcgataagtatcgatatatcgaaaagtatcgatatatcgaaaagtatcgatataacgaaaagtatcgatatatcgaaaagtatcgatatatcgataagtatgatttatcgaaaagtatcgatatatcgataagtatcgatatatcgataagtatcgatatatcgataagtatcgatatatcgcaaagtatcgatatatcgataagtatcgatatatcggtaagtacagaaaagatatcgaaaagtaccgaaaagatatcgataagtaccggaatgatatcgaaaagtaccgaaaagatatcgaaaagtaccgaaaagatatcgaaaagtaccgaaaagatatcgaaaagtaccgaaaagatatcgaaaagtaccgaaaagatttcgaaaagtaccgaaaagatatcgaaaagtaccgaaaagatatcgaaaagtaccgaaaagatatcgaaaattaccgaaaagatatcgaaaagtaccgaaaagatatcgaaaagtaccgaaaagatatcgacaagtaccgaaaagatatcgacaagtaccgaaaagatatcgacaagtaccgaaaagatatcgaaaagtaccgaaaagatatcgaaaagtatcgaaaagatatcgaaaagtatcgcaaagatatcgaaaagtatcgaaaagatatcgaaaagtatcgatatatcgataagtatcgatatatcgaaaagtatcgaaaagatatcgaaaagtatcgatatatcgaaaagtatcaatatgtcgaaaagtatcgatatatcgataagtatcgatatatcgataagtatcgatatatcgaaaagtatcgatacgccgaaaagtatcgatatatcgataagtatcgatatatcgataagtatcgatatatcgataagtatcgatatatcgataagtatcgatatatcgaaaagtatcgatatatcgataagtatcgatatatcgataagtatcgatatatcgagaagtatcgaaatatcgaaagtatcgatatatcgataagtatggatatatcgaatagtatcgatatatcgaaaagtatcgatatatcgataagtatccatatatcgataagtatctatatatcgatatatcgataagtatcgatatatcgataagtatcgatatatcgataagtaccgatatatcgataagtatcgataagtatcgatatatcgataagtatcgatatatcgatatgtatcgatatatcgataagtatcgatatatcgataagtatcgatatatcgaaaagtatcgatatatcgaaaagtatcgatatatcgtaaagtatcgatatatcgaaaagtaccgatatatcgaaaagtaccgaaaagatatcgaaaagtatcgaaaagatatcgaaaagtgccgaaaagatatccaaaagtaccgaaaagatatccaaaagtaccgaaaagatatcgaaaagtaccgaaaagatatcgaaaagtaccgaaaagatatcgaaaagtaccgaaaagatatcgaaaagtatcgaaaagatatcgaaaagtatcgaaaagatatcgaaaagtatcgaaaagatatcgaaaagtatctatatataatgaaaagtatctatatataataaaaagtatcgatatataatgaaaagtatcgatatataatgaaaagtatcgaaaagatatcgataagtatcgaaaagatatcgataagtaacgaaaagatatcgataagtatcgaaaagatatagataagtatcgaaaagatatcgataagtatcgaaaagatatcgaaaagtatcgaaaagacatcgaaaagtatcgaaaagata harbors:
- the LOC126232216 gene encoding repetitive organellar protein-like; the protein is MKNIDKYRKDIDKYRKDIDKYRKDIDKFRKDIEKYRKDIEKYRKVIEKYRKDIEKYRKVIEKYRKDIEKYRKDIEKYRKDIEKYRKDIEKYLYISKISIYKYRKDIEKYRKDIEKYRKDIEKYRKDIEKYRKDIEKYRKDIKKYRYIDKYRKDIEKYRYIDKKDIEKYRKDIDKYRNDIEKYRKDIEKYRKDIEKYRKDIEKYRKDIEKYRKDFEKYRKDIEKYRKDIEKYRKDIENYRKDIEKYRKDIEKYRKDIDKYRKDIDKYRKDIDKYRKDIEKYRKDIEKYRKDIEKYRKDIEKYRKDIEKYRYIDKYRYIEKYRKVPKRYPKVPKRYPKVPKRYRKVPKRYRKVPKRYRKVPKRYRKVSKRYRKVSKRYRKVSKRYRKVSIYNEKYLYIIKNIDKYRKDIDKYRKDIDKYRKDIEKYRKDIEKYRKDIEKISKSIEKISKSIYIYRKVSIYIEKYLYISKISIYKYRKDIEKYRKYIEKYRKDIEKYRKDIEKYRKDIEKYRKDIEKYRKDIEKYRKDFEKYRKDFEKYRKDIEKYRKDIEKYRKDIDKYRKDIDKYRKDIDKYRKDIDKYRKDIDKYRKDIDKYRKDIEKYRKDIEKYRKDIEKYRKDIEKYRTDIEKYRCIDKYRYIDKYRKVAKRYRKVPERYRKVPKRYRKVPKRYRKVPKRYRKVSKRYRKVSKRYRKYRYIEKYRKDIEKYRKDIEKYRKDIEKYRKDIQKYRKDIEKYRKDIEKYRKDIEKYRKIFEKYRKDIDKYRKDIDKYLYIMKISIYNEKYRKDIDKYRKDIDKYRNFIDKYRKDIEKYRKEIEKYRKDIEKYRKDMEKYRKDIEKCLYIMKSIYI